A region from the Streptomyces sp. 3214.6 genome encodes:
- a CDS encoding acyl-CoA dehydrogenase yields the protein MGHYKSNLRDIEFNLFEVLGRDKLYGTGPFEEMDTETAKSILEEMTRLAENELAESFADADRNPPVFDPETNTAPVPASFKKSYKAFMNSEYWRLGLPEEIGGTTSPRSLIWAFAELILGANPAVWMYSSGPAFAGILFEEGNDVQKKIAQLAVEKSWGSTMVLTEPDAGSDVGAGRTKAIQQEDGSWHIEGVKRFITSGEHDMEENILHYVLARPEGHGPGTKGLSLFLVPKYLFDFETGELGERNGVYATNVEHKMGLKASNTCEMTFGDQHPAKGWLIGDKHDGIRQMFRIIEFARMMVGTKAISTLSTGYLNALEYAKERVQGPDLANFMDKSAPKVTITHHPDVRRSLMTQKAYAEGMRALVLYTASVQDEIQVKEAAGEDIKALEALNDLLLPIVKGYGSEKGYEQLAQSLQTFGGSGFLQEYPIEQYIRDAKIDTLYEGTTAIQGQDFFFRKIVRNQGAALNSLAEDIKKFLALGTGGEELAGAREHLAKAAVELEAIVGLMLTDLAATEQDVKNIYKVGLNTSRLLLASGDVVVGYLLLKGAAVAAEKLETATAKDRAFYTGKIAAAKFFAANVLPGVTLARKIAADVELDLMELDEAAF from the coding sequence ATGGGGCACTACAAGTCGAATCTCCGCGACATCGAGTTCAACCTCTTCGAGGTGCTCGGGCGCGACAAGCTGTACGGCACCGGCCCGTTCGAGGAGATGGACACCGAGACCGCGAAGAGCATCCTCGAGGAGATGACCCGCCTCGCGGAGAACGAGCTGGCGGAGTCCTTCGCCGACGCCGACCGCAACCCGCCGGTCTTCGACCCGGAGACCAACACCGCGCCGGTTCCCGCGTCCTTCAAGAAGAGCTACAAGGCCTTCATGAACTCCGAGTACTGGCGGCTCGGCCTGCCCGAGGAGATCGGCGGCACGACCTCGCCCCGCTCCCTGATCTGGGCCTTCGCCGAGCTGATCCTGGGCGCCAACCCGGCCGTCTGGATGTACTCCTCGGGCCCCGCGTTCGCCGGCATCCTCTTCGAGGAGGGCAACGACGTACAGAAGAAGATCGCCCAGCTCGCCGTCGAGAAGAGCTGGGGCTCCACCATGGTCCTCACCGAGCCGGACGCCGGCTCGGACGTGGGCGCCGGCCGCACCAAGGCCATCCAGCAGGAGGACGGCTCCTGGCACATCGAGGGCGTGAAGCGGTTCATCACCTCCGGTGAGCACGACATGGAGGAGAACATCCTCCACTACGTCCTCGCCCGCCCGGAGGGCCACGGCCCCGGCACCAAGGGCCTGTCACTCTTCCTCGTCCCGAAGTACCTCTTCGACTTCGAGACCGGCGAGCTGGGCGAGCGCAACGGCGTGTACGCGACGAACGTCGAGCACAAGATGGGCCTCAAGGCGTCCAACACCTGCGAGATGACCTTCGGCGACCAGCACCCCGCCAAGGGCTGGCTGATCGGCGACAAGCACGACGGCATCCGCCAGATGTTCCGCATCATCGAGTTCGCCCGCATGATGGTCGGCACGAAGGCGATCTCCACGCTGTCGACGGGCTACCTGAACGCGCTGGAGTACGCCAAGGAGCGCGTCCAGGGTCCCGACCTGGCGAACTTCATGGACAAGTCCGCGCCCAAGGTCACCATCACCCACCACCCGGACGTGCGCCGCTCCCTGATGACGCAGAAGGCGTACGCGGAGGGCATGCGCGCGCTGGTGCTCTACACGGCCTCCGTCCAGGACGAGATCCAGGTCAAGGAGGCGGCGGGCGAGGACATCAAGGCGCTGGAGGCCCTGAACGACCTGCTCCTGCCGATCGTCAAGGGCTACGGCTCCGAGAAGGGCTACGAGCAGCTCGCCCAGTCGCTCCAGACCTTCGGCGGCTCCGGCTTCCTGCAGGAGTACCCGATCGAGCAGTACATCCGCGACGCCAAGATCGACACCCTGTACGAGGGCACCACCGCGATCCAGGGCCAGGACTTCTTCTTCCGGAAGATCGTCCGCAACCAGGGCGCGGCACTGAACTCCCTCGCCGAGGACATCAAGAAGTTCCTCGCGCTCGGCACCGGCGGCGAGGAGCTGGCGGGCGCCCGCGAGCACCTGGCGAAGGCGGCCGTCGAGCTGGAGGCCATCGTCGGCCTGATGCTGACCGACCTCGCGGCCACCGAGCAGGACGTCAAGAACATCTACAAGGTGGGCCTGAACACCAGCCGCCTGCTGCTGGCCTCGGGTGACGTGGTCGTCGGCTACCTGCTGCTGAAGGGCGCCGCGGTCGCCGCCGAGAAGCTGGAGACGGCCACGGCCAAGGACCGCGCGTTCTACACCGGCAAGATCGCGGCGGCGAAGTTCTTCGCGGCGAACGTCCTGCCGGGCGTCACGCTGGCCCGCAAGATCGCCGCGGACGTCGAGCTTGACCTGATGGAACTGGACGAGGCCGCGTTCTAG
- a CDS encoding pirin family protein, with translation MPAVTIDNPLTLPRVTAAADAVARPVLTVTTAPSGFEGEGFPVRRAFAGINYRHLDPFIMMDQMGEVEYAPGEPKGTPWHPHRGFETVTYIIDGIFDHQDSQGGGGTITNGDTQWMTAGSGLLHIEAPPESLVMSGGLFHGLQLWVNLPAKDKMMAPRYQDIRGGNVQLLTTPDGGALLRVIAGELDGHQGPGITHTPITMIHATLAPGAEVTLPWREDFNGLAYVLAGKGSVGAERRPIHLGQTAVFGAGGSLTVRADEKQDSHTPDLEVVLLGGQPIREPMAHYGPFVMNTKDELQQAFEDFQKGRLGTIPAVHGMTEGGPQTA, from the coding sequence ATGCCCGCAGTGACCATCGACAACCCGCTGACCCTGCCCCGCGTCACCGCAGCGGCGGACGCGGTGGCACGTCCCGTGCTCACCGTCACGACCGCGCCCAGCGGATTCGAGGGCGAGGGCTTCCCGGTGCGCCGCGCGTTCGCCGGGATCAACTACCGCCACCTCGACCCGTTCATCATGATGGACCAGATGGGCGAGGTGGAGTACGCGCCGGGCGAGCCGAAGGGCACGCCCTGGCATCCGCACCGCGGCTTCGAGACCGTCACCTACATCATCGACGGCATCTTCGACCACCAGGACAGCCAGGGCGGCGGCGGCACCATCACCAACGGCGACACCCAGTGGATGACGGCCGGCTCGGGCCTCCTCCACATCGAGGCGCCGCCGGAGTCGCTGGTCATGTCCGGCGGTCTCTTCCACGGTCTCCAGCTGTGGGTGAACCTGCCGGCGAAGGACAAGATGATGGCGCCGCGCTACCAGGACATTCGCGGCGGCAACGTCCAGCTGCTCACCACCCCCGACGGCGGCGCGCTCCTGCGGGTCATCGCCGGTGAACTGGACGGCCACCAGGGCCCCGGCATCACGCACACCCCGATCACGATGATCCACGCGACGCTGGCGCCGGGCGCGGAGGTCACACTGCCGTGGCGGGAGGACTTCAACGGCCTCGCGTACGTCCTGGCGGGCAAGGGCTCGGTCGGTGCCGAGCGCCGTCCGATCCACCTGGGCCAGACGGCGGTCTTCGGCGCCGGCGGTTCGCTGACCGTCCGCGCGGACGAGAAGCAGGACTCCCACACCCCGGACCTGGAGGTCGTGCTGCTGGGCGGCCAGCCGATCCGTGAGCCGATGGCTCACTACGGCCCGTTCGTCATGAACACCAAGGACGAGCTGCAGCAGGCGTTCGAGGACTTCCAGAAGGGCCGACTGGGCACGATCCCGGCGGTGCACGGGATGACGGAGGGCGGCCCGCAGACCGCCTGA
- a CDS encoding DUF6458 family protein produces the protein MGLGGCIILIAVGAILTFATDWDMQGVNLDLVGVILMIVGLIGVTTFSSIARRRRVMVPPSTTVVETDRHRDGYRDGYSDGYGV, from the coding sequence ATGGGCCTCGGCGGGTGCATCATCCTCATCGCCGTGGGAGCCATCCTCACGTTCGCGACCGACTGGGACATGCAGGGAGTCAACCTCGACCTGGTCGGCGTCATCCTGATGATCGTGGGCCTGATCGGCGTGACGACCTTCAGCAGCATCGCCCGGCGCCGCCGGGTGATGGTGCCTCCCTCGACCACGGTGGTCGAGACCGACCGACACCGCGACGGCTACCGAGACGGGTACAGCGACGGCTACGGCGTCTGA
- a CDS encoding LURP-one-related/scramblase family protein yields the protein MRFLVRDRLLGIGDDYWIEDDRGNKVYLVDGKAMRLRDTFELKDTRGQVLIDIHQKMFALRDTMVIERGGEPLATVRRKRLSLLRNHYRVGLADGRTELDVSGKILDREFAIEYDGELLAVVSRRWLHVRETYGVDVVRDDADPALLIAVAVCVIHLADKEREDD from the coding sequence ATGAGATTCCTCGTGCGCGACCGGCTCCTCGGCATCGGTGACGACTACTGGATCGAGGACGACCGGGGCAACAAGGTGTACCTCGTCGACGGCAAGGCGATGCGGCTGCGGGACACGTTCGAACTGAAGGACACCCGCGGGCAGGTCCTGATCGACATCCACCAGAAGATGTTCGCTCTGCGGGACACGATGGTGATCGAGCGGGGCGGTGAGCCGCTCGCGACGGTCCGGCGCAAACGGCTGTCCCTGCTGCGCAACCACTACCGGGTGGGCCTGGCGGACGGCCGCACCGAACTCGACGTCAGCGGCAAGATCCTCGACCGGGAGTTCGCGATCGAGTACGACGGCGAACTCCTGGCCGTCGTCTCCCGGCGCTGGCTGCACGTGCGGGAGACCTACGGCGTCGACGTCGTGCGGGACGACGCGGACCCGGCGCTGCTGATCGCGGTCGCGGTGTGCGTGATCCACCTCGCCGACAAGGAGCGGGAGGACGACTAG
- a CDS encoding Ig-like domain repeat protein, translated as MRSTSAATALAVLVSSAALSIAAAGTASAATAVLTSPVGLVADGALQRVFVGDQANGRILATDYNGTLVGLNVGFGELSDLALSADGATLYAALPETHAIVALDAATLTVRSTYALGEGILPHDVAFTGGRLWFSYRSIGEDNSWHGNLGSIDPTATDPATTATLGLLPEAVTPYYNSGLLDADPSAPGLLTYTDSGTSPGATNVLDVSGATPQVVAKSDAGRSFADVDLVPGTSEVLWNGTRRLSYADGEISEGTNLSETGWFGDVSPGGLVAQVYDRHVNVYKPGAATPVRRIDAGDSTMGEVAWAPDSSRLFALTGTTNNTYTLKAFTGPALSVPTLTADAPASATRAKPLTITGKISASVPLPAGTKLVVTRTDLESPSGKALAAATVKADGTYSVTDTPPAGGTVTYTVAYAGDAEHTAVSASDKVAVSRAAVALTLNNNGKVYSNGADVKFTAHLGATYKSRKVEIWSDPYGGDAPKRLIKTGTVNSVGNLVATVDMTRDTTVTAVFAGDARYAPKSVKVTAYARVNVSTAVSKHYKTARIGSTSYYWFHKNTAPVITTAMSYYPGRKQRLELQVYFQGAWYTTGSEYFALAPNGKSAVNLGAPGESGIKARVRSSYVDGASGDSANATTIGAWKYLYFSN; from the coding sequence ATGCGCAGCACCTCGGCCGCGACAGCACTCGCGGTCCTCGTCAGCTCCGCGGCCCTGAGCATCGCCGCGGCCGGCACCGCCTCGGCCGCCACGGCCGTCCTCACCTCGCCCGTCGGTCTCGTCGCGGACGGCGCGCTCCAGCGCGTCTTCGTGGGCGATCAGGCCAACGGGCGGATCCTGGCCACCGACTACAACGGCACCCTCGTCGGCCTGAACGTCGGCTTCGGCGAGCTCAGCGATCTCGCGCTCTCGGCCGACGGCGCCACCCTCTACGCGGCGCTGCCCGAGACGCACGCGATCGTGGCGCTCGACGCGGCCACTCTGACCGTCAGGTCCACGTACGCCCTCGGCGAGGGCATCCTCCCGCACGACGTCGCCTTCACGGGCGGACGGCTGTGGTTCTCGTACCGCAGCATCGGCGAGGACAACTCCTGGCACGGCAACCTGGGCTCCATCGACCCCACAGCCACCGACCCGGCCACCACCGCGACGCTGGGCCTGCTCCCGGAGGCGGTCACCCCGTACTACAACTCGGGGCTCCTCGACGCCGATCCGTCCGCCCCCGGCCTGCTGACCTACACCGACAGCGGGACCAGCCCCGGCGCGACCAACGTGCTCGACGTCTCGGGCGCCACCCCGCAGGTGGTCGCCAAGAGCGACGCCGGGCGCTCCTTCGCGGACGTCGACCTCGTCCCCGGTACCTCCGAGGTGCTGTGGAACGGCACCCGGCGACTGTCGTACGCCGACGGGGAGATCTCCGAGGGCACGAACCTCTCGGAGACCGGCTGGTTCGGCGACGTCTCGCCGGGCGGCCTGGTCGCGCAGGTCTACGACCGCCACGTGAACGTCTACAAGCCGGGCGCCGCCACGCCGGTGCGCCGCATCGACGCGGGCGACTCGACGATGGGCGAGGTGGCCTGGGCCCCCGACTCCTCGCGGCTGTTCGCCCTGACCGGCACCACGAACAACACCTACACCCTGAAGGCGTTCACCGGCCCGGCGCTCAGCGTGCCGACCCTCACGGCCGACGCCCCCGCCTCCGCGACCCGCGCCAAGCCGCTCACGATCACCGGAAAGATCTCGGCGAGCGTCCCGCTCCCGGCGGGCACGAAGCTCGTGGTCACCCGCACCGACCTGGAGAGCCCGTCCGGCAAGGCGCTGGCGGCCGCCACGGTCAAGGCGGACGGCACGTACTCCGTCACGGACACCCCGCCGGCCGGCGGCACGGTCACGTACACGGTCGCCTACGCCGGCGACGCCGAGCACACCGCGGTCTCGGCCTCCGACAAGGTGGCCGTCTCCCGCGCGGCCGTGGCCCTGACCCTGAACAACAACGGCAAGGTGTACAGCAACGGCGCCGACGTCAAGTTCACGGCGCACCTCGGGGCGACCTACAAGAGCCGCAAGGTCGAGATCTGGTCGGACCCCTACGGGGGTGACGCGCCCAAGAGGCTGATCAAGACCGGCACGGTCAACTCCGTCGGCAACCTCGTCGCGACCGTCGACATGACCCGCGACACGACGGTCACCGCGGTCTTCGCGGGCGACGCCCGCTACGCCCCGAAGAGCGTGAAGGTCACGGCATACGCCCGGGTCAACGTCTCCACCGCCGTCTCCAAGCACTACAAGACGGCCAGGATCGGCTCGACGTCGTACTACTGGTTCCACAAGAACACCGCCCCGGTCATCACCACGGCCATGTCCTACTACCCCGGCCGCAAGCAGCGCCTCGAGCTGCAGGTCTACTTCCAGGGCGCCTGGTACACGACGGGCTCGGAGTACTTCGCCCTCGCTCCGAACGGGAAGTCGGCCGTGAACCTCGGTGCCCCCGGTGAGTCCGGCATCAAGGCCCGTGTGCGCTCGTCGTACGTCGACGGCGCGTCCGGCGACAGCGCGAACGCGACGACGATCGGGGCCTGGAAGTACCTGTACTTCAGCAACTGA
- a CDS encoding AI-2E family transporter has product MHLLPVPVRRLAAWCAVVLLVSGVGYVGIRLCSELRAAVTPVLLALLGTALLGPLYRQLVKAGVPRAVAAGLTCVAVVGVVGGAVYIVVAALVDTGDQIIASLKDAGQDLARRFGAAGTSLDDLASNAKELLTKFGGTAASNVISGVSIVGESIALAVLALFLVFFFLRDSHRFVGVLRSVAPGGSADILEAIARRAFRAVEGFMRGTTFIAFIDAVCITVGLLVLDVPGAVGLGALVFVGAYVPYLGAFISGAVAVLVALADRGFVIALWALGVVLAVQVLEGHVLQPVIQSRTVQMHPAVVMVAITAGASVAGVLGMLLAVPVTAAAFGVAYELRERYGPPDQPDQPGRPGQPGQPGRPESPESPGS; this is encoded by the coding sequence GTGCACCTGCTCCCCGTCCCCGTTCGCAGGCTGGCTGCCTGGTGTGCCGTCGTCCTGCTTGTTTCCGGCGTCGGGTACGTGGGGATTCGGCTCTGTTCGGAATTGCGGGCAGCCGTCACGCCCGTGTTGCTCGCGTTGCTCGGGACCGCACTGCTCGGGCCGTTGTATCGGCAGCTGGTCAAGGCGGGGGTGCCTCGGGCGGTGGCGGCCGGGCTCACCTGTGTCGCCGTGGTCGGTGTGGTGGGCGGGGCTGTCTATATCGTCGTCGCTGCCCTGGTCGACACCGGGGATCAGATCATCGCCTCGTTGAAGGACGCGGGGCAGGATCTCGCCCGGCGGTTCGGCGCTGCCGGGACCTCGCTCGACGATCTCGCCTCCAACGCCAAGGAGCTGCTGACCAAGTTCGGCGGGACGGCCGCGTCCAATGTCATCAGCGGGGTGAGCATCGTCGGGGAGAGCATCGCCCTTGCTGTGCTTGCCCTGTTCCTCGTCTTCTTCTTTCTACGGGACTCGCATCGGTTCGTCGGCGTGCTGCGTTCCGTCGCCCCCGGGGGGAGTGCCGACATCCTGGAGGCCATCGCCCGGCGGGCCTTCCGGGCCGTCGAGGGGTTCATGCGGGGGACCACCTTCATCGCCTTCATCGACGCCGTCTGTATCACCGTCGGGCTGCTCGTCCTCGATGTGCCGGGTGCCGTCGGGCTCGGTGCGCTTGTCTTCGTCGGCGCGTACGTCCCCTATCTCGGCGCCTTCATCTCGGGTGCCGTCGCCGTGCTGGTCGCGCTCGCCGACCGGGGGTTCGTCATCGCGCTGTGGGCGCTCGGGGTGGTGCTCGCCGTGCAGGTGCTGGAGGGGCATGTGCTGCAGCCGGTGATCCAGAGCCGGACCGTGCAGATGCACCCGGCGGTGGTGATGGTCGCCATCACCGCCGGGGCCTCGGTGGCAGGCGTGCTGGGCATGCTCCTCGCCGTGCCGGTCACGGCCGCCGCCTTCGGGGTGGCGTACGAGCTGCGTGAGCGTTACGGCCCGCCCGATCAGCCCGATCAGCCCGGTCGGCCCGGTCAGCCCGGTCAGCCCGGTCGGCCTGAATCCCCTGAGTCGCCGGGCTCGTAG
- a CDS encoding SseB family protein, whose product MYGYGQPMDGGAAQQQYAPPQQQMPGGHGGYGQQPLYPEPSPPSLADAVRAFTTGQLAAEDFQQVFATSKVYCPRGDNPGFLALHNTQQPVIPMFTSLKELRRYAGKESKYFVITGAEVIDLLPTGYGFVLDMEGEHRMVFDAKAVEQMVEFAMRRMYG is encoded by the coding sequence ATGTACGGATACGGCCAGCCCATGGACGGCGGTGCTGCGCAACAGCAGTACGCCCCGCCGCAGCAGCAGATGCCCGGCGGCCACGGCGGGTACGGCCAGCAGCCGCTCTATCCGGAGCCGTCCCCGCCGTCCCTCGCGGATGCGGTGCGGGCCTTCACCACCGGGCAGCTCGCCGCGGAGGACTTCCAGCAGGTCTTCGCGACCTCCAAGGTCTACTGCCCGCGCGGCGACAACCCCGGTTTCCTCGCCCTGCACAACACCCAGCAGCCGGTGATCCCGATGTTCACCTCCCTCAAGGAACTGCGCCGGTACGCGGGCAAGGAGTCCAAGTACTTCGTGATCACCGGCGCCGAGGTGATCGACCTGCTGCCCACCGGCTACGGCTTCGTCCTCGACATGGAGGGCGAGCACCGGATGGTGTTCGACGCCAAGGCGGTCGAGCAGATGGTCGAGTTCGCGATGCGGCGGATGTACGGCTGA
- a CDS encoding M18 family aminopeptidase, which yields MSEPSRFDRGHTDDLMTFLTASPSPYHAVANAAERLEKAGFRQVSETDAWEGTSGGKYVLRGGAIVAWYVPEGAAPHTPFRIIGAHTDSPNLRVKPRPDTGAHGWRQVAVEIYGGPLLNSWLDRDLGLAGRLTLRDGSTRLVDVGRPLLRVPQLAIHLDRSVTADGLKLDKQRHLQPVWGLGNDMRDGDLIAFLEEEAGLAAGQVTGWDLMTHSVEPPAYLGRDQELLAGPRMDNLLSVHAGTAALAAVATGGEKLPYIPVLAAFDHEENGSQSDTGADGPLLGSVLERSVFARGGSYEDRARAFAGTVCLSSDTGHAVHPNYGERHDPTHHPRVNGGPILKVNVNNRYATDGTGRAIFAAACEKADVPFQSFVSNNSMPCGTTIGPITAARHGIRTVDIGVAILSMHSARELCGDADPYLLANALVAFLEG from the coding sequence ATGAGCGAACCCTCCCGCTTCGACCGCGGCCACACCGACGACCTCATGACGTTCCTGACGGCGAGCCCGTCGCCGTACCACGCCGTGGCGAACGCGGCGGAGCGGCTGGAGAAGGCCGGATTCCGGCAGGTCTCGGAGACGGACGCCTGGGAAGGGACCAGCGGCGGCAAGTACGTGCTGCGCGGGGGCGCGATCGTGGCCTGGTACGTCCCCGAAGGCGCCGCGCCGCACACACCGTTCCGGATCATCGGCGCGCACACCGACTCCCCGAACCTGCGCGTCAAACCGCGGCCCGACACCGGCGCGCACGGCTGGCGCCAGGTGGCCGTGGAGATCTACGGCGGCCCGCTGCTCAACTCCTGGCTCGACCGCGACCTGGGCCTGGCCGGCCGGCTGACCCTGCGGGACGGTTCGACGCGCCTGGTCGACGTCGGCCGCCCGCTGCTGCGCGTCCCCCAACTCGCCATCCACCTCGACCGTTCGGTCACCGCCGACGGCCTCAAGCTCGACAAGCAGCGCCATCTCCAGCCCGTCTGGGGCCTGGGCAACGACATGCGCGACGGCGACCTCATCGCCTTCCTGGAGGAGGAGGCCGGGCTGGCCGCCGGCCAGGTCACCGGCTGGGACCTGATGACGCACTCCGTAGAGCCGCCCGCCTACCTGGGCCGCGACCAGGAGCTGCTGGCCGGACCGCGCATGGACAACCTGCTGTCCGTGCACGCCGGGACGGCGGCGCTGGCGGCCGTGGCGACCGGCGGCGAGAAGCTGCCGTACATCCCGGTCCTGGCCGCCTTCGACCACGAGGAGAACGGCTCGCAGTCCGACACCGGCGCGGACGGACCGCTGCTGGGCAGCGTGCTGGAACGTTCGGTCTTCGCGCGCGGAGGGTCGTACGAGGACCGGGCGAGAGCCTTCGCGGGCACCGTCTGTCTGTCCTCCGACACCGGCCATGCCGTCCACCCCAACTACGGGGAGCGGCACGACCCGACGCACCACCCGCGGGTCAACGGCGGGCCGATCCTCAAGGTCAACGTCAACAACCGCTACGCCACGGACGGCACGGGCCGGGCGATCTTCGCCGCCGCCTGCGAGAAGGCGGACGTGCCGTTCCAGTCGTTCGTGTCCAACAACTCCATGCCCTGCGGCACGACCATCGGCCCGATCACCGCGGCACGGCACGGCATCCGCACGGTCGACATCGGCGTGGCCATCCTGTCGATGCACAGCGCCCGGGAACTGTGCGGCGACGCCGACCCGTACCTGCTGGCCAACGCACTGGTGGCGTTCCTGGAAGGCTAG